A window of Thermococcus sp. MV5 contains these coding sequences:
- a CDS encoding thiamine ABC transporter substrate binding subunit: MKKLAIILSLVLMATVLGCINQQTQTTQTEEQKLVIYSYDSFEYLASEVIPKFEEMYGVKVELQLIGDAGEVLNRLILEKDSPRADLVIGIDNSLLAKAIEAGVLEIYKPENIKLISENLIFDPTFHLTPYDYGYIAINYREDTIQNPPKSLEDLTKPEWKGKLVIEDPRTSSPGAAFLLWTIAVYGDEGYLYYWQKLKENDVHIVKGWTEAWTAFMNGEFPLVLSYATSPAATVYYDNITYVKAIAFEEGNYMQIEGAGIIKGAKNRELAKKFIEFMLTEEFQSAIPTNQWMYPVNPNVKLPEVFEYAVQPNEIKPVTLEPTYIKENFERWIKEWTALMVEGKSPEEIINARA, translated from the coding sequence ATGAAGAAGTTGGCAATTATTTTAAGTCTTGTACTTATGGCAACAGTATTAGGATGCATCAATCAACAAACACAAACAACCCAGACAGAAGAGCAAAAACTCGTTATTTACTCGTACGACAGCTTTGAATATCTTGCAAGCGAAGTAATCCCAAAGTTCGAAGAGATGTATGGAGTTAAAGTTGAACTACAACTTATTGGGGATGCTGGAGAGGTACTAAACAGACTTATCCTCGAGAAAGACAGTCCAAGAGCAGATTTAGTTATAGGCATAGATAACAGTCTTTTGGCAAAAGCCATCGAAGCTGGAGTCTTGGAGATATATAAACCTGAGAACATAAAACTCATTTCCGAAAACCTCATATTTGATCCAACATTCCATCTAACTCCTTACGACTATGGATACATAGCAATAAACTATAGGGAAGACACGATTCAGAACCCACCAAAGAGTCTTGAAGATCTTACAAAACCAGAATGGAAGGGTAAACTTGTCATTGAAGACCCAAGAACAAGTTCTCCGGGTGCAGCGTTTCTTCTATGGACAATAGCAGTTTATGGTGACGAAGGATATCTCTACTACTGGCAAAAACTTAAGGAAAATGACGTTCACATAGTTAAGGGATGGACCGAAGCTTGGACAGCATTTATGAACGGTGAATTCCCTCTCGTGCTTAGCTATGCAACTTCTCCTGCTGCAACAGTTTATTATGATAATATAACCTATGTAAAGGCCATAGCATTCGAAGAAGGCAACTACATGCAAATAGAAGGAGCAGGAATAATAAAAGGAGCGAAGAACAGAGAGTTAGCAAAGAAATTCATAGAATTTATGCTCACTGAAGAGTTCCAGAGTGCAATTCCCACTAACCAGTGGATGTACCCAGTGAATCCAAATGTTAAACTTCCAGAAGTCTTTGAATACGCAGTACAACCAAACGAGATAAAGCCAGTAACTCTCGAACCAACTTACATCAAAGAAAACTTTGAACGCTGGATCAAAGAGTGGACCGCACTTATGGTAGAAGGAAAAAGTCCAGAAGAGATAATAAATGCTCGTGCATGA
- a CDS encoding ABC transporter ATP-binding protein has product MVRVRLEGIKMSWEDFQLEIPHLEAKAGEFLTLLGPSGCGKTTTLRIIAGFERPEKGAVYFGEKLMNNVPPYERNIGIVFQDYALFPHMNVFDNIAFGLKIRKISRNEIEKKVIWALELVGLKGFEKRYPEQLSGGQQQRVALARALVIEPQVLLLDEPLSNLDAKIRERLRGEIKRIQRELGITTIYVTHDQEEAMAISDRIAVMNIGKVEQIGTPLELYYNPNTEFVAQFLGLSNILELKAVEGKACLGELCFNVGREGKVKIFFRPESVYIEKGKTGEIVSYELSPGRIRFKIDVEGKIIIAERFLSEIPFSIKNLPKRVGVRVKQFSIIG; this is encoded by the coding sequence ATGGTGAGGGTTAGGCTTGAAGGGATAAAAATGTCTTGGGAAGATTTCCAGCTTGAGATTCCCCATTTAGAAGCAAAAGCAGGAGAGTTCTTGACTCTTCTCGGACCGAGTGGTTGTGGGAAAACCACAACGCTAAGAATAATCGCTGGATTTGAAAGGCCGGAAAAAGGAGCAGTTTACTTTGGTGAGAAGCTTATGAATAATGTCCCACCATACGAAAGGAATATTGGTATAGTTTTCCAAGATTATGCTTTGTTTCCCCATATGAATGTTTTTGATAATATAGCATTTGGGTTAAAGATCAGGAAGATTTCTAGGAATGAAATAGAGAAAAAAGTGATCTGGGCACTTGAATTAGTAGGGCTAAAAGGCTTTGAGAAAAGATATCCAGAACAGCTTAGCGGAGGCCAACAACAAAGAGTAGCCTTGGCCAGAGCTTTGGTAATAGAGCCTCAAGTTCTTCTTCTGGATGAACCTCTCTCAAATCTTGATGCAAAGATTCGTGAGAGACTTAGAGGTGAAATAAAGAGAATTCAGCGGGAGCTTGGGATAACCACAATTTACGTTACTCATGATCAAGAGGAAGCAATGGCAATAAGTGATAGAATTGCGGTGATGAATATTGGAAAAGTTGAACAGATTGGGACTCCATTGGAGCTTTATTATAACCCAAACACTGAGTTTGTAGCTCAGTTTCTTGGACTATCGAACATCTTAGAACTTAAAGCTGTAGAAGGAAAAGCGTGTCTTGGAGAACTTTGTTTCAATGTTGGAAGAGAAGGAAAGGTGAAGATATTTTTTAGACCTGAAAGTGTTTATATCGAAAAGGGAAAAACCGGTGAGATAGTGAGTTATGAGCTTTCGCCTGGTAGAATAAGATTTAAAATCGATGTAGAGGGAAAAATAATAATAGCAGAACGCTTTCTAAGTGAAATTCCATTCTCTATCAAAAATCTACCAAAAAGAGTGGGAGTGAGAGTAAAGCAGTTTTCAATAATTGGATAA
- a CDS encoding iron ABC transporter permease: MRWRSVILVFPLAFLVLFFYFPLTSILKEGLWENGFTLRYILQVLSNSYHRRVIFFTFWQALASTLLTLFLGFPGAYIFAKYEFPGKGILKAILTVPFVMPSIMVALGFILLFGRVGIITQILGRDLGILYSWKAIILAHAFYNFPVVVRMVSSLWQRINPHYEEAAISLGARGFTLFRKVTLPMLMPAIFASSMLTFVFCFLSFSIPLILGGYQYATIEVDIFTSIMTLLDFKTGAALAIIQIVLSLIFMYIYLKSLDLYAKAEKQKVFRKPVHLTFKELISIRGLLVIFYSFVVFLFILSPLLAVIYHSFTYGGSFTLEWYRRVFSPEYNPIFGANSITAIRNSLLFGFSAVVLSTFLALSIAYIMYRWRFKGKNFFDAIVMLPLASSAITLGLGYIRAFHKPPLEFLGTWYLIVFAHTIIAYPFVLRSVSTSLKKINPNLKEAAMSLGVNELGAFLKVELPLAFGGIIVGAIFAFAMSIAELGATYMIYRPEYTTITIAIYRFLGSRQLGPASAMSVLLILVSTIAFIIIERTGEEIW; encoded by the coding sequence ATGAGGTGGAGGAGTGTAATCTTAGTATTTCCTTTAGCTTTCCTAGTACTCTTTTTCTATTTCCCTTTAACTAGTATATTAAAGGAAGGCTTGTGGGAGAATGGATTCACATTAAGGTATATTCTCCAAGTCCTTTCAAACAGCTATCATAGGAGGGTTATATTTTTCACATTTTGGCAAGCATTGGCTTCCACACTCTTGACACTCTTTCTTGGTTTTCCAGGAGCTTACATATTTGCAAAATATGAATTTCCAGGAAAAGGTATTCTAAAAGCCATTCTAACCGTTCCTTTTGTGATGCCAAGTATTATGGTTGCTTTAGGGTTTATTCTCCTTTTTGGCCGTGTAGGAATCATAACTCAGATTTTAGGAAGGGATTTAGGGATCCTTTACTCCTGGAAGGCCATAATTCTTGCCCATGCGTTTTACAATTTTCCTGTTGTTGTTCGAATGGTATCTTCACTTTGGCAACGCATAAATCCTCACTATGAGGAAGCTGCAATAAGTCTTGGGGCAAGGGGTTTCACACTTTTTAGAAAAGTAACTCTGCCAATGCTCATGCCTGCTATTTTTGCTTCTTCTATGTTGACATTTGTATTCTGTTTTCTGAGTTTTTCTATTCCTCTTATTCTAGGTGGGTATCAGTATGCTACTATAGAGGTAGATATTTTTACCTCCATAATGACACTCCTTGATTTTAAGACTGGTGCTGCGCTGGCGATAATTCAAATTGTCTTAAGCCTTATTTTTATGTATATCTACCTTAAAAGTTTGGACTTATACGCAAAAGCTGAGAAGCAAAAAGTGTTCAGGAAACCTGTTCATTTAACGTTTAAAGAACTCATAAGCATAAGAGGTCTGTTGGTGATTTTCTATTCTTTTGTGGTTTTTCTGTTTATATTATCTCCTCTCCTTGCCGTTATTTATCATTCTTTCACATATGGAGGCAGTTTCACACTCGAATGGTACAGACGAGTTTTTTCTCCTGAATATAATCCTATATTTGGTGCAAATAGCATAACTGCAATTAGGAACTCTCTTTTGTTTGGTTTTTCTGCAGTGGTTCTTTCAACGTTCTTAGCCCTGAGTATAGCATACATTATGTATAGGTGGAGGTTTAAAGGCAAAAATTTCTTCGATGCTATTGTAATGCTCCCCCTAGCTTCTTCGGCAATTACACTTGGATTAGGATACATAAGAGCTTTCCATAAGCCTCCACTTGAGTTTCTTGGTACATGGTATTTGATAGTCTTTGCTCATACAATAATAGCCTATCCGTTTGTTCTAAGATCTGTATCAACTAGTCTGAAAAAAATAAATCCAAACTTAAAGGAAGCTGCAATGAGTCTGGGAGTCAATGAACTTGGTGCATTTCTAAAAGTTGAGCTTCCATTGGCATTTGGCGGGATAATTGTTGGGGCTATCTTTGCTTTTGCTATGAGTATAGCTGAACTTGGAGCCACATACATGATTTATAGGCCAGAATATACCACAATCACAATAGCAATTTATCGATTCTTAGGTTCTCGACAATTGGGGCCGGCTTCGGCAATGTCTGTACTCTTAATTTTAGTTAGTACAATAGCTTTTATAATCATCGAGAGAACGGGTGAAGAGATATGGTGA
- a CDS encoding amylo-alpha-1,6-glucosidase yields MSVILSYNGAFVVTRENGDMKGTYDGFYIFDTRFLRGVRLKLNHHSVLIGASQEGSRKAYSHFSIGDRAVLLRKREIRDDWTYREEFQLYNTSKEIVGLRIEYTFKVPIEDVFEVRKFGGEKIKRRVKRSFKEESEYLYLGKDKIERNLKLKTNLQREKNMLFAEVTLEPLQKEIFYVEFSPRVSRDRLDVFLTEKSLNLPNLVSTNTAWLDMVFERAVEDLMALTAYTNYGMIPFAGIPYYACPFGRDSIITSWFLLPYYPQYAQGTLRFFAKIQGKKFDPRNEEEPGKIPHEFRFGELSHARRIPFAPYYGTVDATPLYIILASEYLQWSGDRGLIEKLKPNLTAAVEWVLRKLEEGGGYIRYKAGMLANQGWKDSKEGIPTEKGLPTKHPIALVEVQGYAYKALRDAALLELTFLDSKMLEREAKKLKKRFNKDFWTGNFYALALDGENNPSKVVSSNVGHLLFTGIAEHEKEISERLFEEDMFSGWGIRTLSSKEEAYNPFSYHNGSIWPHDNAVIALGLSLRREKEKVRILSEAVFKAAKLLPNAQLPELYSGLDSEYPLLCPRANAPQAWSAASVFAFLTALLGLRVDEKLIVDPSLPEGIRITTRVIFRGKSHWIKAKGKEVVRLEGRIF; encoded by the coding sequence ATGTCAGTTATTTTATCTTACAATGGAGCTTTTGTGGTTACCAGAGAAAATGGGGATATGAAAGGAACCTACGATGGCTTTTACATCTTTGACACACGCTTTTTGAGGGGGGTTAGACTTAAGTTAAATCATCATAGCGTCCTTATTGGGGCTTCTCAGGAAGGTTCAAGAAAAGCGTATTCCCATTTTTCAATAGGGGACAGAGCAGTTTTACTGAGAAAAAGAGAAATAAGAGATGATTGGACTTATAGGGAGGAATTTCAGCTATATAATACATCAAAAGAGATCGTAGGGCTTAGAATAGAGTATACATTTAAGGTTCCTATTGAGGATGTCTTTGAGGTTAGAAAATTTGGGGGAGAGAAAATAAAACGACGAGTCAAACGATCTTTTAAAGAGGAAAGCGAGTATCTCTATTTAGGAAAGGATAAAATTGAGAGAAATTTAAAACTAAAGACGAACCTTCAAAGAGAAAAGAACATGTTATTTGCTGAAGTAACATTAGAGCCTCTTCAGAAGGAGATTTTCTATGTTGAGTTTTCTCCTCGAGTCTCAAGAGATCGGTTAGATGTTTTTCTTACTGAAAAAAGTCTCAACTTGCCCAATTTGGTCTCTACAAACACGGCTTGGTTAGATATGGTCTTTGAGAGAGCAGTAGAGGATTTGATGGCTTTAACAGCATATACCAACTATGGCATGATTCCATTTGCAGGGATCCCCTATTATGCTTGTCCATTTGGAAGAGATAGCATTATAACTTCTTGGTTCTTGCTCCCATATTATCCCCAATATGCCCAAGGCACATTAAGGTTCTTTGCAAAGATCCAAGGAAAGAAGTTTGATCCACGTAATGAAGAAGAACCTGGTAAAATTCCGCATGAATTTCGTTTTGGAGAGCTTTCTCATGCAAGGAGGATTCCCTTTGCCCCTTACTATGGAACTGTAGATGCCACCCCACTTTACATCATTCTTGCTTCAGAATATCTGCAGTGGAGTGGAGATAGAGGCCTTATAGAAAAGCTTAAACCTAATTTGACAGCTGCTGTTGAGTGGGTCCTGAGAAAATTAGAGGAAGGAGGGGGGTATATAAGATATAAGGCAGGGATGCTGGCAAATCAGGGATGGAAGGACTCAAAGGAGGGAATCCCCACTGAAAAAGGCCTTCCAACAAAGCATCCTATTGCCTTGGTTGAAGTTCAGGGGTATGCCTACAAAGCTCTAAGAGATGCTGCTTTACTTGAACTTACTTTCCTTGATTCAAAGATGCTCGAAAGAGAAGCTAAAAAATTAAAGAAACGCTTTAATAAAGACTTTTGGACTGGGAACTTCTATGCCTTGGCTTTAGATGGTGAAAATAACCCATCTAAAGTCGTATCTTCAAATGTAGGCCATCTATTGTTCACTGGCATAGCTGAGCATGAAAAGGAAATATCTGAAAGACTATTCGAAGAGGATATGTTTTCTGGATGGGGCATTAGAACTTTAAGTTCAAAAGAAGAAGCCTATAATCCATTCAGTTATCATAATGGGAGTATATGGCCCCACGACAATGCAGTAATAGCTCTTGGACTTTCCTTGAGAAGAGAAAAAGAAAAAGTGAGAATACTTTCTGAGGCAGTGTTTAAAGCTGCAAAGCTTCTTCCCAATGCTCAACTTCCTGAGCTTTATAGTGGACTTGACAGTGAGTACCCTCTCCTTTGTCCACGGGCAAATGCTCCTCAAGCTTGGAGTGCAGCAAGTGTTTTTGCATTTCTTACAGCGTTGCTGGGTCTAAGAGTGGATGAAAAGCTCATTGTAGATCCCTCTTTGCCAGAGGGTATTAGAATCACTACTCGGGTCATATTTAGAGGGAAATCACACTGGATTAAAGCTAAGGGCAAGGAGGTTGTTAGACTTGAAGGGAGAATCTTTTGA
- a CDS encoding L-fucose/L-arabinose isomerase family protein, with protein MLAVVTFTDPRKTSLSIERENALLEKHKKLAKDLEDSGFKIFDVNRALGKYDSLKNGKNFGIDDKDEVIRASKLIGSQDISGIILGLWHWTESNLITLLAKETNKPLLLYADDDPAWAGTTCITSVGASLWESSVNYYALHHTRLKGDIEKVKAWARAVEAVSKLSRKSLLLWGAPYTLGMEHLMDDLPRLKRFIGDFLLFDQYLIIKKADSMLSDEKERIRVEEFFDWIHKNMNIKYDDTMLTPEVLRRQIAIYLAAKDVWEEYKGETVAVSIKCQPELSEVYGVTACLIPALFPFNMDVKGEKPIIPATCEGDIKGTISSALLFYLSGKPPLFGDIKYVDDDVVLIANCGASSLYYANLSEDPEKNLRATTIQPQCQGASGGALTYRTPPTLLTFARLIRKAGEYYLLYFIGESLEITDEIESKLRWGKQWPHTAIKNPLDKEKFLNVMGANHLSAAPGDFRSEIEFVAKLWGIKAIDLGNERDVDLFLHSP; from the coding sequence ATGCTCGCCGTTGTAACCTTTACAGACCCACGAAAGACATCTCTTTCCATAGAAAGAGAGAATGCCCTTCTTGAGAAACACAAAAAACTTGCAAAAGACTTGGAAGATTCTGGATTTAAGATTTTTGATGTTAACAGAGCACTTGGAAAATATGACTCCTTGAAAAATGGTAAAAATTTTGGAATAGATGATAAGGATGAAGTAATTAGAGCCTCTAAACTCATAGGATCACAGGACATCAGTGGCATTATTCTCGGTCTATGGCATTGGACTGAGAGCAATCTTATAACTCTCTTAGCAAAAGAGACAAATAAACCACTTCTTTTATATGCCGATGATGATCCAGCATGGGCTGGAACTACTTGTATAACATCTGTTGGCGCTTCCCTTTGGGAAAGTTCTGTAAATTACTATGCTTTGCACCATACAAGGCTTAAGGGAGATATTGAAAAAGTAAAAGCCTGGGCAAGGGCAGTTGAGGCAGTTTCGAAGCTTTCTAGAAAGTCTTTACTTTTGTGGGGGGCTCCATACACCCTTGGAATGGAGCATCTTATGGATGATCTCCCAAGGCTGAAACGATTCATTGGGGACTTTCTTCTTTTTGATCAGTATCTTATAATTAAGAAAGCGGATTCAATGCTCAGTGATGAGAAAGAAAGGATTCGTGTTGAGGAGTTTTTTGATTGGATCCACAAAAACATGAATATTAAATACGATGACACAATGTTAACACCAGAAGTCTTAAGGAGACAAATAGCGATATATCTAGCGGCTAAGGATGTGTGGGAGGAATATAAAGGAGAAACTGTTGCGGTCTCTATAAAATGCCAGCCAGAACTAAGCGAAGTTTATGGTGTTACAGCTTGTCTAATCCCAGCACTCTTTCCATTCAATATGGATGTAAAGGGTGAAAAACCGATTATTCCAGCCACGTGTGAGGGGGACATAAAAGGAACGATAAGCTCAGCTTTGCTTTTCTACTTAAGTGGGAAGCCACCTCTATTTGGTGACATAAAATATGTTGATGATGACGTTGTACTAATAGCTAATTGTGGGGCTTCTTCTCTATACTATGCAAATCTTAGTGAAGATCCTGAGAAGAACTTGAGGGCTACTACTATTCAGCCTCAATGCCAAGGTGCGAGTGGGGGAGCCTTAACGTATAGAACCCCACCAACATTATTGACTTTTGCAAGACTCATAAGAAAAGCAGGGGAGTACTATCTTCTCTATTTCATTGGGGAAAGCCTTGAAATAACAGATGAAATAGAATCCAAGCTACGGTGGGGAAAACAATGGCCTCATACAGCCATAAAGAATCCCCTTGATAAAGAAAAGTTCCTGAATGTCATGGGTGCAAACCATCTCTCTGCCGCTCCAGGTGATTTTAGGAGTGAAATAGAATTTGTTGCAAAACTTTGGGGGATTAAGGCTATAGATCTAGGGAATGAAAGAGACGTGGATCTGTTTTTGCACTCTCCCTGA
- a CDS encoding ABC transporter ATP-binding protein, which yields MAEVKLIGVWKKFEDVVAVRDINLEVKDGEFVILLGPSGCGKTTTLRMISGLEEPTKGEIYIGEKLVADPEKGIFIPPKDRDIAMVFQSYALYPHMTVYDNIAFPLKLRKIPKQEIDERVREVAEMLGLTELLKRKPRELSGGQRQRVALGRAIVRRPQVFLMDEPLSNLDAKLRVRMRAELKKLQRQLGVTTIYVTHDQVEAMTMGDKIAVMNNGALHQVGTPTDIYNKPANMFVAGFIGSPPMNFLEATISEDGFVDFGAFRLKLLDDMFELLQEEGYVGKSVIFGIRPEDIYDALFAQVKVPGENMAKVFVDIIENLGGEKIVYLKADDLVFIAKFPPESLVKEGQEVDIVFDMKKIHIFDKTTQKVVL from the coding sequence ATGGCGGAGGTAAAGCTTATTGGTGTATGGAAGAAGTTTGAAGATGTCGTAGCTGTTAGGGATATAAATCTGGAAGTTAAAGATGGGGAGTTTGTAATACTCCTAGGTCCAAGTGGTTGTGGTAAGACGACAACGCTTAGAATGATCTCGGGTCTTGAAGAACCTACTAAGGGGGAGATTTACATTGGTGAAAAACTTGTAGCTGATCCAGAGAAGGGGATTTTTATTCCTCCTAAGGATAGGGATATTGCCATGGTGTTTCAAAGCTATGCGTTATATCCTCACATGACTGTTTACGATAATATTGCTTTCCCATTAAAGTTGAGAAAGATTCCTAAGCAGGAAATTGATGAACGTGTAAGAGAAGTTGCTGAAATGTTGGGATTAACAGAGTTACTCAAGAGAAAGCCAAGAGAACTTTCTGGTGGCCAAAGGCAAAGAGTAGCTTTGGGAAGGGCGATTGTAAGAAGGCCTCAGGTTTTTCTTATGGATGAACCATTGAGTAATTTGGATGCAAAGCTTAGGGTGAGGATGAGGGCAGAGTTGAAGAAGTTGCAACGTCAACTTGGTGTCACCACTATTTACGTGACTCATGATCAAGTTGAGGCCATGACAATGGGAGATAAAATTGCTGTTATGAACAATGGCGCTCTACATCAAGTGGGCACTCCAACTGATATTTATAATAAACCCGCAAATATGTTTGTTGCTGGATTTATAGGGTCTCCCCCAATGAACTTTTTAGAGGCTACCATAAGTGAGGATGGATTTGTAGACTTTGGAGCATTTAGACTCAAACTGTTAGATGATATGTTTGAGTTGCTCCAAGAGGAGGGCTATGTAGGTAAAAGCGTTATATTTGGCATAAGGCCCGAGGATATCTATGATGCACTGTTTGCACAAGTGAAGGTTCCAGGAGAGAACATGGCCAAGGTTTTTGTAGACATTATCGAAAATCTAGGAGGAGAAAAGATTGTTTACTTAAAAGCTGATGATTTGGTGTTTATTGCTAAATTCCCACCTGAATCTTTAGTGAAAGAGGGACAAGAGGTTGATATTGTTTTTGACATGAAGAAAATCCACATATTTGATAAAACAACACAGAAGGTAGTACTTTAA
- the trmB gene encoding HTH-type sugar-sensing transcriptional regulator TrmB, producing MEIHPEILHVLSEIGFTKYEILTYWTLLVHGPSTAKEISSKSGIPYNRVYDTISSLKIRGFVTEIEGTPKIYAAYSPRIAFFRFKKELESIMEKLESELKSIKREEQRPAIWRSQNFEEAFEMFRETLKLAKNEVIVVTPSEFFEDIQEELLKTLEKGVTVSLYIDRIPNLLEFEGAGNLFVRQFYKLNHLIGMADGKEVVNIQNVSFRPTFPPSFKATYPEVIFSQYSLIIEIFKESSLEMEYIANPQDIRFFAMFHASDFVKRHIESTPILAEITGRNVKTGEIENIYGNVVGYTLSFRKAVSNIHLETEKGIVKVGGIFAVIEDYESTDIKFMMG from the coding sequence ATGGAGATACACCCTGAAATCCTACATGTGTTGAGTGAAATCGGATTTACGAAATATGAGATTCTAACTTATTGGACACTCCTTGTTCATGGCCCAAGTACTGCGAAGGAAATCTCTTCCAAAAGTGGAATTCCCTACAATAGAGTTTATGACACTATTTCATCTCTCAAAATTAGAGGATTCGTAACTGAAATCGAAGGAACTCCCAAAATTTATGCGGCATATTCTCCAAGAATAGCCTTTTTTAGGTTCAAGAAAGAGCTTGAGAGCATAATGGAGAAACTGGAAAGTGAGCTTAAAAGCATCAAACGCGAGGAACAGAGACCAGCAATATGGAGAAGTCAGAACTTTGAAGAAGCCTTTGAGATGTTCCGAGAAACCCTCAAATTAGCAAAAAATGAAGTTATAGTAGTGACACCTAGTGAGTTTTTTGAAGATATACAAGAGGAGCTATTAAAAACCCTTGAAAAAGGAGTAACAGTCTCCCTTTATATTGATAGAATACCTAATCTCTTGGAATTTGAAGGAGCAGGAAACCTCTTTGTTCGACAGTTTTATAAATTAAACCATTTGATTGGTATGGCTGATGGCAAAGAGGTAGTTAATATTCAAAATGTGAGTTTTAGACCGACTTTTCCGCCAAGCTTTAAAGCTACCTACCCAGAGGTAATATTCTCCCAATATAGCTTAATAATTGAAATTTTCAAGGAATCTTCATTAGAGATGGAGTACATAGCTAATCCACAGGATATTAGATTTTTTGCAATGTTCCATGCTTCGGATTTCGTTAAGAGACATATAGAGTCCACCCCTATACTAGCAGAGATTACGGGCAGAAATGTAAAAACTGGCGAAATAGAGAACATCTATGGAAATGTCGTAGGGTATACCTTATCTTTTAGAAAAGCTGTTAGTAATATTCATCTAGAGACAGAAAAGGGTATAGTTAAGGTGGGGGGCATCTTTGCTGTCATTGAAGATTATGAAAGCACGGACATAAAATTTATGATGGGGTGA
- the treT gene encoding trehalose synthase, whose translation MFEVTKFGGEGKRLEDYVEIIGEKALYELKEKAENLKDKSFVHVNSTSFGGGVAEILHNLVPLMRNVGLDTKWFVIEGTNEFFNVTKSFHNALQGNKDLKLTEEMKSLYIEINKRNGQEFDPSAFDYVLIHDPQPAPLIEFYEKKQPWIWRCHIDLSDPNTQFWKFLRGFVEKYDRYIFHMEEYVQGDLEKEKVVIMPPSIDPLSEKNKELTENEILKTLEKFDVDPDRPILTQVARFDPWKGVFDVIDVYRKVKKKIPDVQLLLVGVMAHDDPEGWIYFEKTLRKIGEDYDVKVLTNLTGVHAREVNVFQRASDIILQMSIKEGFGLTITEAMWKEKPVIGRAVGGIRLQIVDGETGFLVKDINEAVEKSIYLLRHPEIAKTMGEKAKKRVKEHFIITKHLERYLDILNSF comes from the coding sequence ATGTTTGAAGTGACAAAATTTGGAGGAGAAGGAAAGAGGCTGGAAGACTACGTAGAAATAATAGGTGAAAAAGCTTTATATGAACTTAAAGAGAAAGCAGAAAACCTCAAAGACAAAAGCTTTGTCCATGTTAACTCCACTTCTTTTGGTGGAGGGGTCGCGGAAATTTTACATAACTTGGTACCGTTAATGAGGAACGTTGGGCTTGATACAAAATGGTTTGTTATTGAGGGAACGAATGAGTTTTTTAATGTTACAAAGAGCTTTCATAATGCTCTTCAAGGAAACAAAGATCTCAAGCTAACCGAAGAAATGAAATCTCTGTACATAGAAATCAACAAAAGAAATGGTCAAGAGTTTGATCCTAGTGCTTTTGATTATGTTTTAATACACGACCCTCAACCAGCACCATTAATAGAGTTCTATGAGAAAAAACAGCCTTGGATATGGAGGTGTCACATTGACCTAAGCGATCCCAATACACAATTCTGGAAGTTTTTAAGAGGGTTTGTGGAAAAATATGATCGTTATATATTTCATATGGAAGAATATGTTCAGGGAGATCTGGAAAAGGAGAAAGTAGTCATAATGCCACCCTCAATTGATCCACTTAGTGAAAAGAATAAAGAGCTAACCGAAAATGAGATACTGAAAACTCTCGAAAAATTTGATGTGGATCCAGATAGACCAATATTGACTCAAGTGGCTCGTTTTGATCCTTGGAAAGGCGTTTTTGATGTCATTGATGTCTATAGAAAAGTCAAAAAGAAGATACCTGATGTGCAACTTTTACTGGTTGGAGTGATGGCTCATGATGACCCAGAAGGATGGATATACTTTGAAAAGACTCTAAGAAAAATAGGGGAGGATTATGATGTCAAGGTACTCACAAATCTCACTGGAGTTCATGCAAGGGAAGTGAATGTTTTTCAACGGGCAAGTGATATAATCTTGCAGATGTCCATAAAGGAGGGATTTGGGTTAACAATTACAGAAGCGATGTGGAAGGAAAAGCCAGTAATTGGAAGAGCTGTGGGAGGAATAAGGCTTCAAATAGTCGATGGTGAAACAGGGTTCCTTGTAAAAGATATCAATGAGGCTGTTGAAAAATCGATTTATCTTCTTAGGCATCCAGAAATAGCAAAGACTATGGGAGAAAAGGCAAAGAAGAGGGTTAAAGAACACTTCATTATAACAAAACATCTCGAGAGGTATCTTGATATCCTAAACTCTTTTTAA